In Thermodesulfovibrionales bacterium, the following proteins share a genomic window:
- a CDS encoding GTP-binding protein, producing the protein MAKAKFERVKPHVNIGTIGHVDHGKTTLTAAITKVLAMLGKAQFRPYDSID; encoded by the coding sequence ATGGCAAAGGCCAAATTTGAGAGAGTAAAGCCCCATGTAAACATAGGCACGATAGGGCATGTAGACCATGGCAAGACCACGCTTACGGCGGCGATAACCAAGGTACTTGCGATGTTAGGCAAGGCTCAGTTCAGGCCTTATGACAGCATAGAC